A region of Geobacillus sp. 46C-IIa DNA encodes the following proteins:
- a CDS encoding D-alanine--D-alanine ligase translates to MKTRVGVLYGGKSPEHQVSLSTAMAVMNAIDPHKFDVIPIYITPEGQWIKGKRLTGPIEEVKQLQFTSTATAMIPVSLNQVPAPDSTTEGDKETIDVIFPLLHGPNGEDGTVQGLLEMLNLPYVGNGVLASAVGMDKVVMKNLFAQAGLRQAKYVSVTKYEWKKGGEAVYDQIEQELGYPCFVKPANAGSSVGISKCKQRDELKTAFAEAFKYDRKIIIEEAIVGREIEIGVIGNDEPVCSVVGEIVPKKEFYDYEAKYEDGQTELIIPAKVTQEQYETIKSMAIAAFKALDLSGLVRADFFLAEDGTVYINEINTMPGFTPYSMFPLLWQHSGVPYSELIERLIALALERHQEKQMITYTFEK, encoded by the coding sequence ATGAAAACGAGAGTCGGAGTGTTATACGGCGGTAAATCGCCGGAACACCAAGTATCTTTGTCGACGGCGATGGCGGTCATGAACGCCATTGATCCTCATAAATTTGATGTCATCCCGATTTATATTACACCGGAAGGGCAATGGATTAAAGGAAAACGATTGACTGGACCGATCGAAGAGGTAAAGCAGTTGCAGTTCACTTCGACGGCAACCGCGATGATTCCTGTATCGTTAAACCAAGTCCCCGCGCCGGATTCGACAACGGAGGGCGACAAGGAAACGATTGATGTAATTTTTCCGCTTTTGCATGGGCCAAACGGCGAAGACGGAACGGTGCAAGGACTGCTGGAAATGCTCAACCTCCCGTACGTCGGCAATGGGGTGCTCGCTTCTGCCGTCGGCATGGATAAAGTGGTGATGAAAAACTTGTTTGCCCAAGCTGGGCTGCGCCAAGCGAAGTATGTGTCAGTGACGAAATATGAATGGAAAAAAGGCGGAGAAGCGGTGTATGACCAGATCGAACAAGAGCTCGGCTATCCATGCTTTGTCAAACCGGCCAACGCCGGTTCGAGCGTCGGCATTTCCAAATGCAAACAGCGCGATGAGTTAAAAACGGCGTTTGCTGAGGCCTTTAAGTATGATCGGAAAATTATTATTGAGGAAGCTATTGTCGGCCGAGAAATTGAGATTGGCGTCATCGGGAATGACGAGCCGGTTTGTTCTGTTGTCGGAGAAATTGTGCCAAAAAAGGAATTTTACGACTATGAGGCGAAATATGAAGACGGGCAAACGGAGTTGATTATTCCTGCTAAGGTGACGCAAGAGCAGTATGAGACGATTAAATCGATGGCCATTGCCGCGTTTAAAGCGCTCGACTTGTCCGGACTTGTGCGCGCCGACTTTTTCCTCGCCGAAGACGGCACCGTTTATATTAACGAAATTAATACGATGCCGGGGTTTACGCCGTACAGCATGTTCCCGCTCCTTTGGCAGCATAGCGGCGTGCCATACTCGGAGCTGATCGAGCGCCTTATTGCGCTGGCATTGGAACGGCATCAAGAAAAGCAGATGATTACGTACACATTTGAAAAGTAA
- a CDS encoding UDP-N-acetylglucosamine--LPS N-acetylglucosamine transferase, giving the protein MMKVLFLPLFQMNTGHHKVADTLIDFLRRQLPAVESKKIDFLSYCNELMEKMVSEAYLRWIRSHPASYHRVYKTFMYQESTRLEFVSFEPWLPYFESKMKKMLEQEQPNLIVCTHSFPSRILQQLKRKRALTVPVVNVYTDFFMNSIWGKRFIDYHFVPHQEAKWELITKHGIDKERIIVTGIPVHDTFMNMPEARRRRRPTHVLVAGGNQGLGNMMAFLRAARTSTLFRYSVLCGANEQLYHEIASWQLPHIRPLPYIADPEEMNRLYDEADAVITKPGGVTISELLHKRIPIFTIDCLPGQERINLQYLQRNGLIYHLTGPDNGERNIFRLLTDDVEKNRFFRRVSDYFAGVEKTGQEALAEMVTTMPQRMAWRVLRS; this is encoded by the coding sequence ATGATGAAAGTGTTGTTTTTGCCGTTGTTTCAAATGAATACCGGACACCATAAAGTAGCCGACACGCTGATCGATTTTTTGCGCCGTCAGCTTCCGGCGGTTGAAAGCAAAAAAATCGATTTTTTGAGCTATTGCAATGAGCTGATGGAAAAAATGGTGTCAGAAGCTTATTTGCGCTGGATTCGCTCGCATCCCGCTTCATACCACCGCGTGTACAAGACGTTTATGTATCAGGAGTCAACGCGGCTTGAGTTTGTTTCGTTTGAGCCGTGGCTGCCTTATTTTGAAAGCAAAATGAAAAAGATGTTGGAACAAGAACAGCCGAATTTAATCGTCTGCACCCATTCGTTTCCGTCGCGCATTTTGCAGCAGCTGAAGCGGAAACGGGCGTTGACGGTCCCGGTTGTGAACGTCTATACGGACTTTTTTATGAACAGCATCTGGGGAAAGCGGTTTATCGACTACCATTTTGTCCCCCATCAAGAGGCGAAATGGGAACTGATCACCAAACACGGGATCGATAAAGAGCGCATCATTGTCACCGGTATCCCGGTTCATGACACGTTTATGAACATGCCAGAAGCCAGGCGGAGAAGGCGGCCAACCCATGTGCTCGTCGCCGGCGGAAACCAGGGGCTCGGCAATATGATGGCGTTTTTGCGGGCGGCTCGAACGTCAACATTGTTTCGTTATTCGGTGTTGTGCGGTGCCAATGAACAGCTGTATCATGAAATTGCTAGCTGGCAGCTCCCTCACATCCGCCCGCTTCCGTACATCGCCGATCCGGAGGAGATGAACCGACTGTATGATGAAGCTGACGCGGTCATTACAAAGCCGGGCGGGGTGACCATCAGCGAGCTGCTCCATAAGCGCATCCCGATCTTCACCATCGACTGCTTGCCCGGACAGGAACGCATCAATTTGCAATATTTGCAGCGGAACGGCTTAATTTATCACTTGACTGGGCCGGACAATGGCGAACGGAACATATTCCGCCTGCTGACCGATGACGTGGAGAAAAATCGGTTTTTCCGCCGCGTATCTGACTATTTTGCCGGGGTGGAAAAAACGGGACAAGAAGCGCTCGCGGAAATGGTGACAACGATGCCGCAGCGCATGGCCTGGCGCGTTCTTCGCTCGTAG
- a CDS encoding DedA family protein encodes MDTSVWLPYVQSYGYVMLFLFLFCGIVGIPAPEESLLFFVGVVVAKEQLLLWPTLASCWGGTMAGMLAAYGAGRWWGAPFVQKYGKYVGITGERWERARDWFRRYGKWGILFGCYAPGVRQICPYMAGVSRFPFRTFVLFATVGTAGWVVPLTLAGLLLGRHIHVPLISFPLAGLALFVLFLLAAWIGQRRRKKSFES; translated from the coding sequence ATGGATACGAGCGTATGGTTGCCTTATGTTCAGTCATACGGATATGTGATGCTGTTTTTGTTTTTATTTTGCGGCATCGTCGGCATACCGGCACCGGAGGAAAGTTTGCTTTTTTTCGTCGGTGTGGTGGTTGCCAAAGAGCAGTTGCTGCTTTGGCCGACGCTCGCCTCGTGCTGGGGCGGAACGATGGCCGGCATGTTGGCCGCGTATGGCGCCGGAAGATGGTGGGGAGCGCCGTTTGTGCAAAAGTACGGCAAGTATGTCGGAATTACAGGTGAACGGTGGGAACGGGCCCGCGATTGGTTCCGCCGCTACGGGAAATGGGGCATTTTGTTCGGCTGCTATGCCCCGGGAGTGCGGCAAATCTGTCCGTATATGGCGGGGGTGAGCCGATTCCCGTTTCGGACGTTTGTTTTGTTCGCTACGGTTGGGACAGCGGGCTGGGTCGTTCCGCTGACATTGGCCGGGCTATTGCTTGGCCGGCATATCCATGTCCCCCTCATTTCCTTTCCGCTTGCCGGATTGGCGTTGTTTGTGCTCTTTTTGCTTGCGGCGTGGATTGGGCAGCGGAGGCGAAAAAAATCTTTTGAAAGCTAA
- a CDS encoding polysaccharide deacetylase family protein: protein MLAWLVGCLIAGIVIYGIVPTIVIRKRRVLLFREGTAPDCLALTFDDGPDPYYTPRLLDLLKKYGVKATFFVVGRKVERYPDIVRRMVEEGHEVGIHNYRHISNWLLPPLWLDWGVRRAAAAIERATDQRPIYYRPPWGHFNAWTPIVQRRYTTVLWTHILGDWNENIGTMELFRRLRAAVRGGAVIVLHDNGDALGANKRAPEQMLSALELLFKDEATKKMRWVTITELRNAQTNKQISSM, encoded by the coding sequence ATGTTGGCATGGCTTGTTGGCTGTTTGATCGCTGGAATCGTGATATACGGGATTGTGCCGACGATCGTCATTCGCAAAAGGCGGGTTCTTCTGTTTCGTGAAGGAACAGCGCCTGACTGCCTTGCTTTGACGTTTGATGACGGTCCTGACCCGTATTATACGCCAAGGCTGTTGGATTTATTAAAGAAATATGGTGTAAAGGCAACGTTTTTCGTCGTCGGCCGGAAAGTCGAGCGTTATCCCGATATTGTGCGGCGAATGGTGGAAGAGGGTCATGAAGTCGGCATTCATAATTACCGCCATATCAGCAACTGGCTGTTGCCGCCGCTTTGGCTCGATTGGGGAGTGCGGCGGGCGGCAGCGGCGATTGAGCGGGCGACGGATCAACGCCCGATCTATTACCGGCCGCCATGGGGGCATTTTAACGCTTGGACGCCCATCGTGCAAAGACGGTATACAACGGTGCTATGGACGCATATTCTTGGGGATTGGAATGAAAATATTGGAACGATGGAGCTGTTCCGCCGCTTGCGCGCTGCCGTGCGCGGCGGGGCGGTCATCGTGCTTCATGATAACGGGGATGCGTTAGGCGCCAACAAGCGTGCGCCGGAACAAATGTTGTCGGCTCTTGAGCTGCTGTTCAAAGATGAAGCGACGAAAAAGATGCGCTGGGTGACGATTACAGAACTGAGAAACGCGCAAACTAACAAACAAATCTCGTCGATGTGA
- a CDS encoding undecaprenyldiphospho-muramoylpentapeptide beta-N-acetylglucosaminyltransferase codes for MRKKIVLTGGGTAGHVMVNVALIPKLKERGWDIVYIGSHQGIEREIIGRIDDVPYYSVSTGKLRRYFDWKNFKDPFHVLKGIWQAYRLIQKEKPAVVFSKGGFVSVPVILGAWLNGVPSVIHESDLTPGLANKIAMPFATKICLTFPETKEHVHADKAVYVGAVVREELKHGRAEQGRKICQFDGKKPVLLAMGGSLGSKTINDTLRACLPALLSEFNIIHICGKGNVDSSLADQKGYKQFEYVNEELPHLLALADIVVSRAGANAIFELLALRKPMLLIPLSKAASRGDQILNARSFEKAGYAEVLMEEDLTNESFQAAIRRLYEHKDQYKKNMEQSGSSDPLQTLLAVIQDTAR; via the coding sequence TTGCGAAAGAAAATCGTCTTAACCGGCGGCGGCACGGCCGGCCATGTGATGGTCAACGTCGCCCTCATTCCAAAACTGAAAGAGCGAGGATGGGACATCGTCTATATCGGCTCCCATCAAGGAATCGAACGGGAGATTATCGGCCGCATTGACGACGTCCCGTACTATTCGGTGTCAACCGGAAAACTGCGCCGCTATTTCGATTGGAAAAACTTCAAAGATCCGTTCCACGTCTTAAAAGGGATTTGGCAAGCGTACCGCCTGATTCAAAAAGAAAAGCCAGCGGTCGTGTTTTCCAAAGGTGGGTTCGTCTCTGTTCCTGTCATTCTCGGCGCCTGGTTAAACGGCGTACCGTCGGTCATCCACGAGTCCGACTTGACGCCCGGGCTCGCCAACAAAATCGCCATGCCGTTTGCGACGAAAATTTGCCTCACCTTTCCAGAAACAAAAGAGCACGTCCATGCCGACAAAGCGGTCTACGTTGGCGCCGTCGTCCGCGAAGAGCTGAAGCACGGACGCGCGGAACAAGGGCGGAAGATTTGCCAGTTTGACGGCAAAAAACCGGTGCTGCTCGCCATGGGCGGCAGCCTAGGCTCAAAAACGATCAACGATACGCTGCGCGCCTGCCTGCCAGCGCTGCTTAGCGAGTTTAACATCATCCACATTTGCGGCAAAGGCAACGTCGATTCAAGCCTTGCTGACCAAAAAGGATACAAACAGTTCGAATACGTTAACGAAGAGCTGCCCCACTTGCTCGCCTTGGCCGACATCGTCGTCTCCCGCGCCGGTGCGAACGCCATTTTCGAACTGCTCGCCTTGCGCAAGCCGATGCTGCTCATTCCGCTCTCGAAAGCAGCAAGCCGCGGCGACCAAATTTTAAACGCCCGCTCATTTGAAAAAGCGGGCTATGCGGAAGTGCTGATGGAGGAGGACTTGACGAACGAGTCGTTCCAAGCCGCCATTCGCCGCCTGTACGAACACAAAGACCAATACAAGAAAAACATGGAGCAATCCGGCAGCAGTGATCCGTTGCAAACGCTTCTCGCCGTCATTCAAGACACCGCCCGCTGA
- a CDS encoding undecaprenyl-diphosphate phosphatase codes for MHWMELLKAVILGMVEGLTEFAPVSSTGHMIIVDDLWLKSTEFLGQYAANTFKVVIQLGSILAAVVVFKDRFLDLLGVRGRHPGGKPRLTLLHVIIGLLPAGVLGVLFEDYIDEHLFSTQTVLIGLVLGALLMIAADQFAKKAVRAQTVDQITYKQAFFVGLVQCLALWPGFSRSGSTIAGGVLVGMSHRAAADFTFIMAVPIMAGASGLSLLKNWQYVSAADIPFFIAGFLSAFVFALLAIRFFLQLINRIRLVPFAVYRIALALVIYFLYF; via the coding sequence ATGCATTGGATGGAGTTGTTGAAGGCCGTCATTTTAGGAATGGTGGAAGGATTGACGGAGTTCGCCCCCGTTTCCTCGACGGGCCATATGATTATTGTCGATGATCTTTGGTTAAAATCTACGGAGTTTTTAGGCCAATACGCCGCCAATACGTTTAAAGTCGTCATCCAGCTCGGATCCATTTTAGCCGCCGTCGTTGTGTTCAAAGACCGGTTTTTGGACTTGCTCGGTGTTCGTGGCCGCCATCCCGGCGGGAAGCCGCGGCTGACGCTGCTTCATGTCATTATCGGTCTGCTCCCGGCCGGGGTGCTCGGCGTGTTGTTTGAAGACTATATCGATGAACATTTGTTTTCGACGCAAACGGTGCTCATCGGTCTTGTGCTTGGCGCGCTGTTGATGATTGCTGCCGACCAATTCGCCAAAAAGGCGGTGCGGGCGCAGACGGTCGACCAAATCACGTACAAGCAGGCGTTTTTTGTCGGTTTAGTGCAATGTTTGGCCTTATGGCCGGGCTTTTCCCGCTCCGGCTCGACGATCGCCGGCGGGGTGCTTGTCGGCATGAGCCATCGCGCTGCCGCCGATTTCACGTTTATTATGGCTGTTCCGATCATGGCGGGGGCGAGCGGGCTGTCCCTCTTGAAAAACTGGCAATATGTCAGCGCCGCCGACATCCCGTTTTTCATCGCCGGCTTTTTGAGCGCCTTCGTCTTCGCCTTACTTGCGATCCGCTTTTTCCTGCAGCTCATCAACCGCATCCGCCTCGTGCCGTTTGCGGTGTACCGGATTGCGCTTGCGTTGGTCATTTATTTCCTGTATTTCTAG
- a CDS encoding ROK family protein: MRCFIVFDIGGTYVKHAVMNEHGDFLEKGRYRSERHDFRQFQDDLLKVVRQAQAHYELSGIAISSAGSVDSESGVIGGSSALPCIHGPNFKEVFGGETGLPIELENDANCAALGELWKGAGRGCRDIAFVIVGTGIGGAIVKDGRIHKGAHLHGGEFGYMLMDVGYTNGTVECKTWSELAATSALIRMVAREKGRPETELDGETVFALAEGGDEAAQNAIDRFYFSLAHGIFNLQYAYDPEKIILGGAISNRPDFVDEINKRLSVLLSLVPIARVRPVVATCQFKNDANLLGALYHYLERRGELPSS; encoded by the coding sequence ATGCGTTGCTTTATCGTTTTTGATATTGGCGGCACATATGTGAAACATGCCGTCATGAACGAGCACGGCGATTTTTTAGAAAAAGGGCGTTATCGTTCGGAACGTCATGACTTTCGCCAATTTCAAGATGATTTGCTGAAGGTCGTCCGCCAAGCCCAAGCGCACTATGAACTTTCCGGCATCGCGATCAGTTCGGCAGGCAGCGTCGACAGCGAAAGCGGTGTCATCGGCGGGAGCAGCGCCTTGCCTTGCATTCACGGCCCCAATTTCAAAGAAGTGTTCGGCGGGGAGACGGGACTGCCGATTGAACTGGAAAATGACGCGAATTGTGCCGCGCTCGGTGAGCTTTGGAAAGGAGCGGGGCGGGGCTGCCGCGATATCGCATTTGTCATTGTCGGCACCGGCATCGGCGGGGCGATTGTGAAAGACGGGCGTATTCATAAAGGGGCGCATTTGCATGGCGGGGAGTTTGGTTATATGTTGATGGATGTTGGCTATACAAACGGAACGGTTGAATGCAAAACGTGGAGCGAACTGGCAGCGACGAGTGCGCTCATTCGGATGGTGGCTAGGGAAAAGGGAAGACCGGAAACAGAATTGGATGGTGAAACGGTATTTGCGTTGGCCGAGGGGGGAGATGAAGCCGCGCAAAACGCGATCGACCGGTTTTACTTTTCATTGGCCCACGGCATTTTTAACTTGCAATACGCATACGACCCAGAAAAAATCATTTTAGGTGGAGCCATTAGCAACCGCCCCGATTTCGTTGACGAAATTAACAAGCGCCTTTCGGTGTTGTTGTCGCTCGTCCCGATCGCGAGAGTCCGACCGGTTGTGGCGACGTGCCAGTTTAAAAACGACGCGAATTTGCTTGGCGCCTTGTATCATTACCTAGAGCGGCGCGGGGAGCTTCCGTCTTCCTAA
- a CDS encoding spore coat protein, protein MHGHMHGHRHLAWHETLELHELIAFQANTLMKMKKAVGNIDCPELKRLYVETIQGLEMNVRELLAFIPSAPMMEETRDPDDGERALHAGDLLGFAKTSVRNYAAAITETATPVLRKTFVKHLLKAIDMHEKAFHYMYERGHYPAYDLAQLLHHDVRNAQKALSMGYER, encoded by the coding sequence ATGCACGGGCATATGCACGGCCATCGCCATTTAGCTTGGCATGAAACGTTGGAGCTGCATGAACTCATTGCTTTTCAAGCGAATACGCTTATGAAAATGAAAAAAGCCGTCGGCAACATCGATTGTCCGGAGTTGAAAAGGCTGTATGTCGAGACGATTCAAGGGCTGGAGATGAACGTGCGCGAGCTGCTAGCCTTTATTCCGTCTGCTCCAATGATGGAGGAAACACGCGATCCTGATGATGGCGAACGCGCTTTGCATGCGGGTGACTTGCTTGGCTTTGCGAAAACGTCTGTGCGCAACTATGCCGCGGCCATTACCGAAACGGCGACCCCAGTGTTGCGAAAAACGTTTGTCAAACATTTGCTAAAAGCCATTGACATGCATGAAAAAGCATTTCACTACATGTATGAACGCGGCCACTATCCGGCGTACGACCTCGCCCAGCTTCTTCATCATGATGTCCGCAATGCGCAAAAGGCGTTGTCAATGGGATATGAACGATAA
- a CDS encoding TrkH family potassium uptake protein, whose translation MNTKGKFFDPPKILVSGFALIIFAGALLLMLPIATVDGRGLPFLDALFTATSATCVTGLVVVDTGTTFTLFGQLTILTLIQVGGLGFMTFATLFAFLLGKRISLKERLVLQEALNNLTIEGIVRLVKRIFIFTVIIEGIGGVLLSIRFAFDMPLGRAIYFGFFHAISNFNNAGFDLMGEFRSLTGYVDDPVVSLVVPVLIILGGIGFIVMNEVYEYRQTRRLSLHTKVVAMTTAWLLLISMGLVLLLEWNNPKTMAPLSLSGKLLSAFYQAVTPRTAGSNTLNIPDLTQPTLFLIIFLMFVGASPGSTGGGIKTTTLATLLGAVWSQVRGKEDVVLYRKRIVYDAVYKSLTVTMSGLFIVMFVTMVLTITESGKDFLMILFEATSAFGTVGLSMGLTPELSPFGKIIIMLTMFAGRVGPLTIAYAVTLRRQPDPFRYPKGKIMIG comes from the coding sequence ATGAATACAAAAGGCAAGTTTTTCGACCCGCCGAAAATTCTCGTGTCGGGATTTGCGCTCATTATTTTCGCCGGGGCGCTGCTTCTTATGCTTCCCATAGCGACTGTTGACGGAAGGGGGCTGCCGTTTTTAGACGCGTTGTTTACGGCGACATCGGCGACGTGTGTAACTGGACTTGTCGTCGTTGATACCGGGACGACGTTTACGTTATTCGGCCAACTCACCATCTTGACGCTCATTCAAGTCGGCGGACTTGGATTTATGACGTTTGCCACGTTGTTTGCCTTTTTGCTCGGCAAGCGCATTTCATTAAAAGAGCGGCTTGTGTTGCAAGAGGCGCTGAACAATTTGACGATTGAAGGCATTGTTCGATTGGTGAAACGCATTTTTATTTTCACCGTCATTATTGAAGGCATTGGTGGCGTATTGCTTTCCATTCGGTTTGCGTTTGATATGCCGCTCGGTCGGGCAATCTATTTCGGTTTTTTCCATGCGATTTCAAACTTTAACAACGCGGGTTTCGATTTAATGGGCGAATTTCGCAGCTTGACCGGGTACGTAGACGACCCGGTCGTCAGCCTTGTCGTGCCGGTATTGATCATTTTAGGGGGGATTGGTTTCATCGTCATGAACGAAGTGTACGAATATCGGCAGACGCGTCGCCTTTCTCTCCATACGAAAGTGGTCGCCATGACGACTGCCTGGCTGCTGCTAATCAGCATGGGGTTGGTTTTGTTGCTCGAGTGGAACAATCCGAAGACGATGGCGCCGCTGTCGCTATCCGGCAAGTTGTTGTCTGCTTTTTATCAGGCCGTCACCCCGAGAACGGCAGGTTCGAATACGCTCAACATCCCTGATTTGACGCAGCCGACCTTGTTCCTAATCATTTTTCTCATGTTTGTCGGCGCTTCTCCGGGTTCGACGGGCGGCGGGATTAAAACGACGACGTTGGCAACATTGCTTGGTGCGGTTTGGTCGCAAGTGCGCGGGAAAGAAGATGTCGTGCTGTATCGGAAACGGATTGTGTATGATGCGGTGTACAAGTCGTTGACAGTGACGATGAGCGGGCTGTTTATCGTTATGTTTGTCACTATGGTGTTGACGATTACCGAGAGCGGAAAAGACTTTTTAATGATTTTATTCGAAGCGACGTCGGCGTTTGGAACCGTCGGACTGTCGATGGGGTTGACGCCGGAATTGTCCCCCTTCGGCAAAATCATTATTATGTTAACGATGTTTGCCGGCCGGGTTGGCCCGCTGACGATCGCGTACGCGGTTACGCTGCGCCGCCAACCGGACCCGTTCCGCTATCCGAAGGGGAAAATTATGATCGGGTAG
- a CDS encoding LTA synthase family protein, giving the protein MKTIGEKWLNKYRSLPNQYIGFFIFAVLLFWLKTYVAYLAEFNLGISNSMQEFLLFINPVSSAVFFLGLAFLAKETRFYRRLIIINFILSFILYANIVYYRFFSDFITLPTLTQTKNFGDLGGSIWELLRWYDVFYFLDTAILAVIIFSKRFSLPQVRAGRFKKGAIFASAILMFSINLALAEADRPQLLTRTFDRNYIVKYLGVYNYLIYDAIQSMKSSTQRAFANKSDITTVLNHVQATYAEPNPKYFGVAKGKNVIYIHLESLQNFIINYKLHGEEVTPFLNSLTRDPNTFYFDNFFHQTGQGKTSDAEFMLENSLYGLPQGAVFTTKGQNTYHAAPAILRQYGYTSAVFHGNYKSFWNRDEIYKSFGFDYFFDASYYSMKDEDVLNYGLKDKPFFRESIPLLETLKEPFYVKFITLSNHFPYPISEEDATIAPATTGDGSVDRYFQTARYLDEAVKEFFDYLKKSGLYDRSVIILYGDHYGISENHNKAMSQILGKEITPHEHAQLQRVPLFIHVPGVKGGTIHEFGGQIDLLPTLLHLLGIDTKNYVHFGTDLLSPDHQEIIPFRNGDFVTPTVTAVNGKYYDTKTGEPLEETPEIQRLEQIVRTKLDLSDKVVYGDLLRFYTPKGFEPVDPSKYDYNNRESEEGSAQ; this is encoded by the coding sequence GTGAAAACGATTGGGGAAAAGTGGCTAAATAAGTACCGTTCTCTCCCTAACCAATACATTGGTTTTTTTATTTTTGCGGTGCTCTTGTTTTGGCTGAAGACATATGTCGCCTATCTGGCGGAGTTTAACCTTGGCATTAGCAACTCCATGCAGGAGTTTTTGCTGTTTATTAACCCGGTCAGCTCGGCGGTATTTTTCCTTGGGCTGGCGTTCTTAGCGAAGGAAACACGCTTCTATCGACGGCTCATTATTATTAATTTCATTTTATCGTTCATCTTATACGCCAATATCGTCTATTACCGCTTTTTCAGCGACTTTATTACATTGCCGACGTTGACGCAAACGAAAAACTTCGGCGATCTGGGCGGAAGCATTTGGGAGCTGCTTAGATGGTATGATGTGTTTTATTTCTTAGACACGGCCATTTTAGCGGTCATCATTTTCTCGAAACGGTTCTCGCTCCCGCAAGTACGGGCCGGCCGTTTCAAAAAAGGCGCGATTTTCGCCTCGGCCATTCTTATGTTCAGCATCAACTTGGCGCTCGCTGAGGCTGACCGCCCGCAACTGCTGACAAGAACGTTTGACCGCAATTACATCGTCAAATATTTAGGTGTATACAACTATCTCATTTACGATGCGATCCAAAGCATGAAGTCGTCGACACAACGGGCGTTTGCGAACAAAAGCGACATCACGACGGTGCTGAACCACGTGCAGGCGACATACGCTGAACCGAATCCGAAATATTTCGGCGTGGCGAAAGGGAAAAATGTGATTTACATTCACTTAGAGTCGCTGCAAAATTTTATCATTAACTACAAGCTGCATGGGGAAGAAGTCACCCCGTTCTTGAACTCGCTCACCCGCGATCCGAATACGTTTTATTTTGATAACTTTTTCCATCAAACCGGACAAGGGAAAACGTCGGACGCGGAGTTTATGTTGGAAAATTCGTTGTACGGCCTGCCACAGGGCGCCGTCTTTACGACAAAAGGGCAAAATACGTACCATGCGGCTCCGGCCATTTTACGTCAATATGGCTACACAAGCGCCGTTTTCCACGGCAACTACAAATCGTTCTGGAACCGCGATGAGATTTATAAGTCATTCGGCTTTGACTATTTCTTTGACGCCAGCTACTATAGCATGAAAGACGAAGACGTCTTGAACTACGGGTTGAAAGACAAACCGTTCTTCCGGGAGTCGATCCCGCTGTTAGAGACGTTGAAAGAGCCGTTCTATGTGAAATTTATTACGTTGTCGAACCACTTCCCGTACCCGATCAGCGAAGAAGACGCAACGATCGCGCCAGCGACGACGGGGGACGGTTCGGTCGACCGTTATTTCCAAACGGCTCGTTACTTGGATGAGGCCGTCAAAGAGTTCTTTGATTACTTGAAAAAATCCGGTCTGTACGACCGCTCGGTCATCATTTTGTACGGCGACCATTACGGCATTTCCGAAAACCATAACAAAGCCATGTCGCAAATTTTAGGCAAGGAAATTACACCGCATGAGCATGCCCAATTGCAGCGGGTGCCGCTGTTCATTCACGTTCCGGGTGTCAAAGGCGGCACGATTCACGAGTTCGGCGGCCAAATCGACTTGTTGCCAACGCTGTTGCACTTGCTTGGCATCGATACGAAAAACTATGTCCACTTCGGAACGGACTTGTTGTCGCCGGACCATCAGGAAATCATCCCGTTCCGCAACGGCGACTTTGTCACACCGACAGTCACAGCGGTCAACGGGAAATACTATGATACAAAAACGGGCGAACCGCTTGAAGAAACGCCGGAGATTCAACGCCTTGAACAAATCGTCCGCACGAAGCTCGATTTATCGGATAAAGTCGTTTACGGCGATTTGCTCCGGTTCTATACCCCGAAAGGCTTTGAGCCGGTCGACCCGTCAAAATACGACTATAACAACCGCGAAAGCGAAGAGGGGAGCGCTCAATAA